The following nucleotide sequence is from Pseudobdellovibrionaceae bacterium.
GCAAAGAGTGCCGTATGTATTGTCCTTTTTACTCATCAGCTTTGGTTCCCTTGTTTGGTTGCTTTCCGCTCTTCCACAATTCTATCAACCAGACCGTAGTCTCTTGCTTCCTGAGCTGTCATAAAATTGTCGCGATCCATTGCTTTGCTCAGCTCATCAAAAGACTTCCCCGTGTGGCGCTGGTAAATCTCGGTGAGCCTGTTCTTGGTGCGAATCAATTCTTTGGCTTGGATTTCAATATCGCTGACTTGTCCGGAAATCCCGCCCCCCATGATGTGAGGTTGGTGTATCATCACCCGAGCATTAGGCAATACGTATCTTTTTCCAGCGGTGCCCGCGCAGAGTAGAAGAGAGCCCATGCTCGCCCCAAGCCCTATGCAATAAGTACTCACATCACACTTCACGAACTGCATAATATCGTAAATGGCCAATCCAGCTGAAACACTGCCCCCGGGAGAATTGATGTACAGGTGAATGTCCTTCTCCGGGTTTTCCATTTCGAGAAAAAACATCTGGGCAATAATACTATTAGCAACGTCGTCGGTTACAGGAGTCCCTAGAATAATAATCCGGTCCTTGAGAAGACGGGAATAGATGTCATAGCTGCGTTCACCGCGGGGAGTTTGCTCAATGACTATGGGAACTAGAGACATGGGACCTTCCTTCATTGCTGCTCTCTTCCAGTAGGGTTGTTCATCTCTTCATTTTAGAGTCAAACTGCCTGGGAGCGAATCCTTTTCCTAACCACTTGGCCCTTCGGAGGGCCTCACTTTTGGCTGCCCTCAATATGGGTCCGCATTCACTCCTGACAAGCTACTTGTCGGGCTTTTAAGGTCCTGACTTTATCAGTGAGAAAAATACTTTATTCCCCCGCCGCCATGTGCTAGACGGTTCGCTTATTGATCTCATTCTGAATAAATTCTGTAGCGCGTTATTCGCCCAAGGAGAACTCACATGAAGCTGACTCTCGGCAAGTCGACGAAGGAACTCTCAGCCAACACAACCTTGGTCGTGTTTGTCCCAAGTGTAGGCGATTCAAAGAAGGACAAAAAGAAAAAATCTTCTCTTCCTTCTGTTTCGGAGCTGGATGGTGAATTAAATGCGTTGTTGAAAGAGGCAATGACAGAAAAA
It contains:
- a CDS encoding ATP-dependent Clp protease proteolytic subunit gives rise to the protein MSLVPIVIEQTPRGERSYDIYSRLLKDRIIILGTPVTDDVANSIIAQMFFLEMENPEKDIHLYINSPGGSVSAGLAIYDIMQFVKCDVSTYCIGLGASMGSLLLCAGTAGKRYVLPNARVMIHQPHIMGGGISGQVSDIEIQAKELIRTKNRLTEIYQRHTGKSFDELSKAMDRDNFMTAQEARDYGLVDRIVEERKATKQGNQS